Proteins found in one uncultured Desulfuromonas sp. genomic segment:
- a CDS encoding MacB family efflux pump subunit, which translates to MSAPLLELDRISRIYPTGDVPFRALDAISLKIHAGEMVAIIGPSGSGKSTLMNILGCLDTPSAGDYHVAGQATAALEPDALARLRRNHFGFIFQRYHLLPHLDAAHNVQIPAIYAGTSTAVRHARSHELLTRLGLQDRLRHRPSQLSGGQQQRVSVARALMNGGQVILADEPTGALDSKSGEEMMALLKELHHNGHAIVLVTHDSKVAAHADRIIEMCDGKIVADSGQRAVETDKQQPSAINTQESHTWRALAGRTLEALRMAGFAMASHRLRTLLTMLGIIIGIAAVVSVVALGQGAQKKIISDINSMGTNIISIMPGKGWGDSRASAIETLMPADFEALRQEDYIDSASPSLSTSVLLRYRNLTVSASITGVSQDYFRVRGYEMAQGRIFTDTEVRQLAQAVVIDANTADTLFPGDISPVGKVLLLNSLPCRIIGVTAEKDTPFGIRDSLNAWLPYTSAMSRLIGQRYFNSITVRVVDGYDNDTAENNLTQLLIRRHGSKDFYTSSSDTILKTINKATSTMTLLIAAIAVISLIVGGIGVMNIMLVSVSERTHEIGIRMAVGARQSDIMQQFLIEAVLVCLMGGALGIGLSYLVSLVFPLFVTSITMQFTSWSIISAVSCSTLIGVSFGFLPARNAARLNPVEALSRD; encoded by the coding sequence GTGAGTGCCCCCCTTCTTGAGTTAGACCGGATTTCACGCATCTACCCGACGGGTGACGTGCCATTTCGCGCTCTGGACGCGATCAGCCTGAAAATACACGCCGGCGAGATGGTCGCCATCATCGGACCGTCCGGTTCGGGGAAATCCACATTGATGAATATCCTCGGCTGTCTCGACACGCCCAGCGCAGGCGACTACCATGTCGCCGGGCAAGCGACCGCGGCTCTGGAACCCGACGCCCTGGCCCGTTTGCGGCGCAACCATTTCGGCTTTATTTTTCAGCGTTATCATCTGTTGCCGCATTTGGATGCGGCGCACAACGTCCAGATCCCGGCCATCTACGCCGGAACCTCCACGGCAGTGCGCCACGCCCGTTCCCATGAACTGCTGACGCGACTGGGCTTGCAGGACCGACTGCGACATCGGCCAAGTCAACTGTCCGGCGGCCAACAACAACGGGTCAGTGTGGCGCGCGCTCTGATGAATGGCGGTCAGGTCATCCTTGCCGATGAACCTACCGGTGCCCTCGACAGCAAAAGTGGTGAGGAGATGATGGCCCTGCTCAAGGAGCTGCACCACAATGGTCACGCCATCGTTCTGGTCACCCACGACAGCAAGGTTGCCGCTCACGCCGACCGCATCATCGAAATGTGTGATGGCAAGATTGTCGCCGACAGTGGTCAACGTGCGGTCGAGACGGATAAACAACAGCCCTCCGCCATCAATACACAAGAATCTCACACCTGGCGGGCGTTAGCCGGACGCACCCTCGAAGCGTTGCGCATGGCCGGATTCGCCATGGCCTCGCACCGTCTGCGCACTCTGTTGACCATGCTCGGCATCATCATCGGCATTGCCGCTGTGGTGTCGGTGGTCGCTCTCGGTCAGGGGGCTCAGAAAAAGATCATCAGCGATATCAACTCCATGGGCACCAATATCATCTCTATTATGCCCGGCAAGGGCTGGGGCGACTCACGCGCCTCCGCCATCGAAACCCTGATGCCTGCCGACTTTGAAGCCCTCCGGCAGGAGGATTACATTGACAGCGCCTCGCCGTCTTTGAGCACCAGTGTCCTGCTGCGCTACCGTAACCTGACCGTTTCGGCTTCGATTACCGGCGTCAGCCAGGACTATTTTCGGGTGCGTGGTTACGAGATGGCTCAAGGACGGATCTTCACCGATACGGAAGTTCGCCAGTTGGCCCAGGCGGTGGTGATCGACGCCAACACCGCCGACACCCTGTTTCCAGGTGACATTTCGCCGGTCGGCAAAGTGCTTCTCCTCAACAGTTTGCCGTGCCGAATCATCGGCGTAACGGCAGAAAAAGACACGCCATTCGGTATCAGAGATAGCCTCAACGCCTGGCTCCCCTACACGTCGGCCATGAGCAGACTCATCGGCCAACGCTACTTCAATTCCATCACCGTTCGGGTGGTCGACGGCTACGACAACGACACCGCCGAGAACAACCTCACCCAGTTGCTTATCCGCCGTCACGGCAGTAAGGATTTCTACACCAGCAGCAGTGACACGATCCTCAAAACCATCAACAAGGCTACGTCGACCATGACCCTATTGATTGCCGCTATTGCCGTTATCTCCCTGATAGTCGGCGGCATCGGCGTCATGAACATCATGCTGGTCTCGGTGTCGGAGCGCACTCATGAAATCGGCATCCGCATGGCTGTGGGTGCCCGCCAGAGCGACATCATGCAGCAGTTTCTCATTGAGGCGGTGCTGGTGTGCCTGATGGGTGGTGCCCTGGGCATCGGACTGTCTTATCTGGTCAGCCTGGTGTTTCCTCTGTTTGTCACCAGTATCACCATGCAGTTCACCTCGTGGTCGATAATTTCTGCAGTCAGCTGTTCCACCTTAATCGGCGTTTCGTTCGGTTTTTTACCGGCGCGCAATGCCGCCCGATTGAATCCGGTGGAGGCCCTGTCACGGGATTAA
- a CDS encoding efflux RND transporter periplasmic adaptor subunit yields the protein MKRYILWLLGLMVLNTTAFFIYQARQPEPPPALQTTKVSRMDLEETVLATGTINAFKTVEVGAQVSGQLEKLHVDLGDRVEAGVLLAEIDPILQQNSLKETNAELDNINAQIVSKKAMLEEYQKAYDRQVQMIEHQATSVADLESARAQRDSTQADLVALDAKLRKARIAVDTAEANLGYTRISAPISGVVISIDSEEGQTLVSSQAVSTILTLANVDKMTVKAEISEADVTKVSPGMAVYFTILGEPDNKRHATLRAIEPGPVEDSTSSSSSSAVYYNGLFDVDNSDHILRVGMTAEVTIVLAQASNVLAAPVSILRDTEASGQTVVDIVEEGRQQPRQVTLGLNDKVHVELKDGVVEGDELVLHPFTVEGDVSLPSGGRRKGPPSGGMR from the coding sequence ATGAAACGATACATTCTATGGCTTCTCGGCCTGATGGTGCTAAACACGACAGCTTTTTTCATTTATCAGGCCAGACAACCAGAACCGCCCCCAGCTCTGCAAACCACCAAGGTTTCCCGGATGGACCTTGAAGAGACGGTCCTCGCCACCGGCACCATCAACGCTTTCAAAACCGTTGAAGTGGGTGCTCAGGTTTCCGGTCAATTGGAGAAACTGCACGTTGATCTGGGCGATCGCGTTGAAGCGGGTGTTCTTCTCGCTGAAATTGACCCGATTCTACAGCAGAACAGCCTCAAAGAGACCAACGCTGAACTGGATAACATCAATGCTCAGATCGTCAGCAAAAAGGCGATGCTTGAAGAATATCAAAAGGCGTATGACCGTCAGGTTCAGATGATTGAACACCAGGCCACGTCAGTTGCTGATCTGGAAAGCGCTCGTGCTCAACGCGACAGCACCCAGGCAGACCTCGTTGCTCTGGACGCCAAGCTGCGTAAAGCGCGCATCGCCGTGGACACGGCCGAAGCCAACCTCGGTTATACCCGCATCAGCGCACCGATCAGTGGCGTGGTGATCAGCATCGACTCCGAAGAGGGCCAGACCCTGGTTTCCTCTCAGGCGGTCTCCACGATTCTCACTCTGGCCAATGTTGACAAGATGACGGTCAAAGCAGAAATCTCCGAAGCCGATGTTACCAAGGTTTCTCCAGGCATGGCGGTGTATTTCACCATTCTCGGTGAGCCCGACAATAAACGCCACGCCACGTTGCGCGCCATTGAACCCGGCCCGGTGGAAGACTCCACCAGTTCATCAAGCAGCAGTGCCGTTTACTACAACGGCCTGTTCGACGTCGACAACAGCGACCACATACTGCGCGTTGGCATGACCGCCGAAGTCACGATTGTTCTGGCCCAGGCCTCCAATGTTCTCGCCGCGCCTGTAAGCATCTTGCGCGATACGGAAGCGAGCGGACAAACCGTGGTCGATATTGTTGAGGAGGGCCGACAGCAGCCGCGCCAGGTAACTCTGGGACTTAACGACAAGGTGCATGTTGAACTCAAGGACGGTGTTGTAGAAGGGGACGAGTTGGTACTGCATCCGTTCACGGTTGAGGGCGATGTTAGCTTGCCATCAGGCGGACGCCGCAAGGGGCCACCGTCGGGGGGGATGCGGTGA
- a CDS encoding acetate kinase, which yields MDILALNCGSSSVKYQLFNWDKKEVIAKGVVERVTIGDSFIAHEVPGRDTYKEQSECPDHRVAIDLIIRTLTHPAHGVVKKMTEISAVGHRVVHGGEKFTCSVRIDDEVLNAIRSVQHLAPLHNPPNISGIEAAQAVLPTVPHIAIFDTAFHQTMPPHAYTYPLPYEWYEEYGVRRYGFHGTSHLYVSKRAAIKLGKPLEECNIITLHIGNGVSHTAIRGGRSMDTSMGLTPLEGAMMGTRCGDIDPAIPPFIMDQEGCTPREIDSILNKKSGLLGITGRFTDRRDVITEADNGDARCQLALDVEAYRLKKYIGSYAAALGGVDAIVFTAGVGENAGIIREKALEGLEFMGIKLDVEKNLKTFSKSGETEITLPDSPVKVFVIPTNEELVFVEDVVAILDDTYTDHTKFPYTFTAQDYTP from the coding sequence ATGGATATTCTTGCTTTGAACTGCGGCAGCTCATCTGTCAAGTATCAGTTGTTCAACTGGGACAAAAAAGAAGTGATTGCCAAAGGCGTCGTGGAACGTGTCACCATTGGTGACTCCTTTATCGCCCATGAGGTCCCCGGCCGCGACACCTATAAGGAACAATCGGAATGCCCGGATCATCGGGTTGCCATCGATCTGATTATTCGCACCCTGACACATCCGGCTCACGGCGTTGTCAAAAAGATGACTGAAATTTCAGCAGTCGGTCATCGTGTCGTTCACGGCGGTGAAAAATTCACCTGTTCAGTGCGCATCGACGATGAAGTTCTCAATGCGATTCGCAGTGTTCAACACCTCGCCCCGTTGCACAATCCGCCCAACATTTCAGGAATCGAAGCCGCCCAGGCGGTTTTGCCCACGGTTCCGCACATCGCTATTTTCGATACGGCATTCCATCAAACCATGCCCCCCCATGCTTATACCTATCCACTGCCTTACGAATGGTACGAAGAATACGGTGTCCGGCGTTACGGTTTTCACGGCACCAGCCATCTCTACGTGTCGAAGCGGGCGGCCATCAAACTCGGCAAGCCGCTGGAAGAGTGCAACATCATCACGCTGCACATTGGCAATGGTGTCTCCCATACCGCCATCAGGGGGGGCCGCTCCATGGATACCAGCATGGGCCTGACGCCACTGGAAGGCGCCATGATGGGGACCCGCTGCGGCGACATTGACCCGGCGATCCCACCGTTTATCATGGATCAGGAGGGATGCACACCGCGTGAAATCGATTCGATTCTCAACAAGAAATCGGGACTACTCGGCATTACCGGCCGCTTCACCGACCGGCGCGACGTGATTACCGAAGCGGATAATGGCGATGCACGTTGTCAACTGGCTCTCGACGTTGAAGCGTATCGGCTCAAAAAATACATCGGCTCTTATGCCGCCGCCCTTGGTGGCGTTGACGCCATCGTTTTCACCGCCGGCGTTGGCGAAAATGCCGGAATTATCCGCGAGAAAGCTCTGGAAGGTCTTGAGTTTATGGGGATCAAACTGGATGTTGAGAAAAACCTCAAAACATTCAGCAAAAGCGGTGAAACAGAGATCACCCTGCCGGACTCTCCGGTCAAGGTCTTTGTGATCCCAACCAATGAAGAGCTGGTGTTTGTCGAAGATGTCGTGGCGATCCTTGACGATACGTACACTGACCACACCAAGTTTCCCTATACCTTCACGGCACAAGATTATACGCCTTAA
- a CDS encoding transposase encodes MDTKGYGNIPQSLYDAITFLAQALPKRSVPTFLELLFGAMLTQNGFVTEAWLAIRPKRHWTSYFKWLQKGRWSWVALGLQTARLALQRTECSRCYVAIDDTVVFRCSRKAPESRIHHQHGCKVNRPVYVRGQNWVTMALVLPQGWRSLALPILSRLSRSTGNSGKLVAAKTLLRVTRPLFHGRLVTLLVDSWYMRKSLLLPAQTLGYQVIGQVRKDTALYRPPPCHNGKRGRPRKYGDKLTAERVAELPMISQNLFLYGQWQTVHYRSCVARARFLDGQQVRAVWSQIENKDGTLRQPRLILSTDLSLSAARILLAYNRRWSIEDLFNQLKNHWGWKQTWQQTRQVLHRWTQILSTGYALPQLLAQQNSEQVKDLASLCPWRDKQPITAGRVRQGLQRIFGHVDIRSHWNPKSGKFSPQNRGKKPDRPPDPHKTA; translated from the coding sequence ATGGATACCAAGGGATACGGCAATATCCCCCAGTCCCTGTACGACGCTATCACATTTCTGGCCCAGGCGCTGCCCAAACGTTCGGTTCCGACTTTTCTGGAACTGCTGTTCGGCGCGATGCTGACCCAGAATGGTTTTGTCACCGAAGCCTGGTTGGCGATCAGACCTAAGCGTCATTGGACCAGTTATTTCAAATGGTTGCAGAAGGGCCGCTGGTCCTGGGTTGCGCTTGGATTACAAACGGCTCGACTCGCTTTGCAACGAACAGAATGTTCGCGCTGCTATGTCGCCATAGACGATACGGTGGTTTTCCGCTGTTCGCGCAAGGCTCCCGAATCACGCATCCACCATCAGCATGGTTGCAAGGTCAACCGACCCGTTTATGTCCGGGGACAGAACTGGGTGACCATGGCTCTGGTGTTGCCACAGGGGTGGCGTTCTCTGGCCTTGCCGATTCTTTCCCGTTTATCCAGAAGCACAGGCAACAGCGGCAAACTGGTCGCGGCCAAGACTTTGCTCCGGGTGACTCGGCCTCTGTTCCATGGACGCCTTGTGACGCTGCTGGTCGATTCCTGGTACATGCGCAAGTCGCTGCTGCTTCCGGCCCAGACTCTGGGTTACCAGGTCATCGGCCAGGTGCGCAAGGACACAGCGCTCTATCGACCGCCGCCATGCCACAACGGCAAACGCGGGCGGCCCCGTAAATATGGCGATAAGCTGACAGCTGAGCGTGTCGCTGAATTGCCCATGATCAGCCAGAACCTTTTTCTCTACGGGCAATGGCAGACGGTTCATTATCGCAGTTGCGTTGCCCGAGCCCGCTTCCTTGACGGACAACAGGTTCGCGCGGTCTGGTCTCAGATTGAAAACAAAGATGGAACCTTGCGTCAGCCCCGGCTCATCTTGAGCACCGATCTAAGCTTGTCAGCCGCACGCATCCTGCTGGCGTATAACCGCAGGTGGTCCATCGAGGACCTGTTCAATCAGCTTAAGAACCATTGGGGCTGGAAGCAGACCTGGCAGCAAACACGTCAGGTGCTGCATCGCTGGACACAGATTCTTTCAACCGGCTATGCGCTGCCACAGTTGTTGGCTCAACAGAACAGTGAACAGGTGAAAGACCTCGCCTCTCTCTGCCCTTGGAGAGACAAACAGCCGATCACGGCCGGGCGTGTGCGCCAAGGGTTGCAAAGGATTTTTGGTCATGTCGATATCCGCAGCCACTGGAACCCGAAGTCGGGAAAATTCAGCCCTCAAAACCGGGGCAAAAAACCGGATCGGCCACCTGATCCACACAAAACAGCTTAA
- the hpt gene encoding hypoxanthine phosphoribosyltransferase: MKLLYAQEEIARQVKELGAQINRDYQDQELVMLVVLKGSMLFAADLCREITAPVTLEFIRVSSYDSGTTSSGKIDFKVPLQCDIAGKHVLIVEDIIDTGLTLKVLHAYLQNQQPQSLKCCTLIDKKKYRQVDFEADYVGITMDDGFIIGYGLDYNERFRNLAGIYLLDPTNLPFQGEA; this comes from the coding sequence ATGAAGCTTCTATACGCCCAAGAGGAGATTGCCCGCCAGGTCAAAGAGCTGGGTGCACAAATCAACCGGGATTATCAGGATCAGGAACTGGTCATGTTGGTGGTCCTCAAAGGCTCTATGCTGTTTGCTGCGGATCTGTGCCGGGAGATTACCGCACCGGTCACACTTGAATTTATCCGCGTCTCCAGCTATGACAGCGGCACCACATCAAGTGGCAAGATCGACTTCAAGGTTCCACTGCAATGCGACATTGCCGGCAAGCATGTACTGATCGTTGAAGATATTATTGATACAGGTCTGACCCTCAAAGTTCTTCATGCGTATCTGCAGAACCAACAACCGCAGTCGCTCAAATGCTGTACACTGATCGACAAGAAAAAATACCGCCAGGTCGATTTCGAAGCCGACTATGTCGGCATCACCATGGACGACGGCTTTATCATCGGCTACGGCCTGGATTACAACGAACGATTTCGTAATCTTGCGGGAATTTACTTGCTGGACCCCACTAATCTGCCATTTCAGGGAGAGGCTTAA
- a CDS encoding TolC family protein: MKPAPKWTLPLLVMTAMAALSACTTLAPRRYEEPSAPQVSHWQMADTAAQPSTPFWQGFDDRELNRLIDAAVQHNNDIRTATLNIRQARLAADLERSDLFAHPSLSGSASRSRNLDENTSSRSYGLSAGLNYEVDLWGRVSDQYDSALLEVTAREDDRLTTMLSLVATTAQLYWQGGYLREILALDAQTIDYAEQSLAKAEAQFAAGAVSKIELLSNRQDVLTARNILTGHQNNWRQNRHALALLLDQEPQNDVAQTRSIAALALPGIAAGIPADVLSRRPDLRAAERRLRQSFIAMEITRKSVYPTLNLTGSLGFSSTRLRDLLDNPLATLAADLALPLIDWNSSRLTIEQAQTDYELQAISFRQTLLTALQEVEDALSARRQCLEQEQRLKQALRLAQDSAALYEQRYRCGETAEQTWLDSQEQQRSAYRSWLENRLALLNNTMTVYQTLGGPWPSTKEETTQSNVRERPVATGDQ; this comes from the coding sequence ATGAAACCAGCCCCCAAATGGACCTTGCCCCTGCTCGTTATGACCGCAATGGCCGCCCTCAGCGCCTGTACAACGCTGGCCCCGCGTCGCTATGAGGAACCTTCTGCGCCTCAGGTGAGTCACTGGCAAATGGCGGACACGGCGGCACAGCCATCCACACCGTTCTGGCAGGGATTCGACGATCGCGAACTCAACCGTCTGATTGACGCGGCGGTGCAACACAACAACGACATCCGCACCGCCACACTGAACATCCGTCAAGCTCGCTTAGCGGCTGATCTCGAGCGCAGCGATCTGTTTGCGCACCCGTCGCTGAGTGGATCAGCCAGTCGCAGCCGTAATCTGGATGAGAACACGTCCTCACGCAGTTATGGATTATCCGCTGGCTTGAATTATGAAGTGGATTTATGGGGTCGCGTTAGCGATCAATACGACAGCGCTCTACTCGAAGTAACGGCACGGGAAGATGATCGTCTCACCACCATGTTGTCGCTGGTCGCCACAACGGCACAACTGTACTGGCAAGGGGGCTATCTGCGTGAAATTTTGGCCCTCGACGCCCAAACCATTGATTATGCTGAACAAAGCCTGGCCAAGGCCGAAGCACAATTCGCGGCCGGGGCCGTCTCAAAAATCGAACTGCTCAGCAACCGTCAGGACGTGCTTACGGCCCGCAATATTTTGACCGGGCACCAGAATAATTGGCGTCAAAATCGCCACGCTCTGGCCCTGTTGCTGGATCAGGAGCCACAAAATGACGTGGCGCAAACACGATCCATTGCAGCTCTTGCCCTGCCCGGTATTGCCGCCGGCATTCCGGCGGATGTGCTCAGTCGGCGCCCTGATCTGCGGGCGGCTGAACGCCGTCTGCGCCAAAGTTTTATCGCCATGGAAATCACGCGCAAAAGTGTCTACCCCACCCTGAACCTGACCGGTTCTCTAGGATTCAGCAGCACCCGTTTGCGCGACCTGCTCGATAATCCCCTGGCCACTCTGGCGGCGGATCTGGCTCTGCCGCTGATTGACTGGAACAGCAGCCGTCTGACCATTGAGCAGGCACAAACCGATTATGAGTTACAGGCGATCTCCTTTCGTCAGACACTGCTGACCGCCCTGCAGGAGGTGGAAGATGCCCTGTCAGCGCGCCGACAGTGCCTTGAGCAGGAGCAGCGCCTCAAGCAAGCCCTGCGACTGGCCCAAGACAGTGCAGCGCTCTATGAACAACGTTACCGTTGCGGTGAAACAGCGGAACAAACCTGGCTGGACAGCCAGGAACAACAGCGCAGTGCCTATCGCTCTTGGCTGGAGAACCGCCTCGCCCTGCTCAACAACACCATGACAGTGTATCAGACGCTCGGCGGTCCATGGCCATCAACAAAGGAAGAAACAACGCAAAGCAACGTCCGGGAAAGACCTGTGGCGACAGGCGATCAGTGA
- a CDS encoding DUF1573 domain-containing protein, with translation MAFSAAQIHVSVSEVNLGVLYSGQKSKHIFIVENRGDKPLVINKVRTSCGCTSAFTRDKVIEPGASTELAVQFNSKNFRGNVLKRIMLFTNDPSGKTELRLRATVLAELALKPARIKLGVLEKGQTAQIPLTLSNLSDLPVTDVVVRCTSRLMTVEALPQRLEPGETVPLNLTVNVPDQPQSRVNGYLLFSGRGHVLNQLRIPVTGTTGS, from the coding sequence GTGGCTTTCAGTGCAGCGCAGATTCATGTTTCCGTCAGTGAGGTGAACCTGGGTGTTTTGTATTCCGGGCAGAAGTCAAAACATATTTTTATTGTTGAAAATCGTGGCGACAAACCCTTAGTGATCAACAAGGTGCGCACATCCTGTGGCTGCACTTCGGCGTTTACGCGCGATAAGGTAATTGAGCCCGGAGCCTCAACCGAACTTGCCGTGCAGTTCAATTCGAAAAATTTCCGTGGCAACGTGTTGAAGAGGATTATGCTATTTACCAATGATCCGAGTGGTAAAACGGAATTGCGTTTGCGCGCAACAGTGCTGGCGGAATTGGCGTTGAAGCCGGCGCGGATTAAACTGGGCGTGCTTGAAAAAGGGCAGACGGCGCAGATTCCCCTGACTCTGTCGAATCTTTCCGATCTGCCGGTAACGGATGTGGTGGTACGATGCACATCGCGGCTGATGACCGTGGAGGCTCTGCCGCAACGGCTGGAACCGGGGGAGACCGTGCCCTTGAATTTGACGGTCAACGTGCCGGACCAGCCCCAATCACGGGTGAACGGTTATCTGCTGTTCAGTGGCCGCGGCCATGTCCTTAACCAATTGCGTATCCCGGTGACCGGAACGACGGGATCGTAG
- the pta gene encoding phosphate acetyltransferase: MHLVDQIKAKARTNQQTVVLPEGYDDRMVQAAGKIVADGLANIVLLGNEATLQAKAAELGVSLDGVTILEPAAAPQLDDYVAELVELRKKKGLTPEQARQLLTAEDNLYFASMMVRKNDAGGAVAGAFNTTGDVLRAAFQVIGTAPGMKTVSSVFLMVTKNPDFGENGILLFADCAVNPNPDAKALAEIAVSTASSCKSFLGVDARVAMLSFSTKGSAKHEDADKVLEALAIAKELDPQLQIDGELQADAALLPKVGEKKAPGSAVAGKANTLIFPDLDAGNIGYKLVERVAGAEAVGPIIQGLAKPVNDLSRGCSVDDIISVSAITAVQAQG, from the coding sequence ATGCATCTGGTAGATCAGATCAAAGCAAAAGCACGCACGAATCAGCAGACGGTTGTTTTGCCCGAGGGCTATGATGACCGGATGGTTCAGGCGGCGGGGAAAATTGTGGCCGATGGCTTGGCCAACATTGTTCTTCTCGGCAATGAAGCAACCTTGCAGGCGAAAGCTGCTGAACTCGGTGTGTCCCTTGATGGCGTGACGATTCTGGAGCCGGCAGCTGCCCCTCAGCTCGACGATTATGTTGCCGAGCTGGTTGAGCTGCGCAAGAAAAAGGGATTGACACCTGAGCAGGCCCGGCAGTTACTGACCGCAGAGGATAATCTTTACTTTGCCTCGATGATGGTCCGTAAAAATGATGCCGGTGGTGCCGTGGCCGGAGCGTTTAACACCACGGGTGATGTACTGCGCGCCGCATTTCAGGTGATTGGCACCGCTCCGGGTATGAAGACGGTCTCGTCCGTGTTCCTCATGGTGACCAAAAATCCCGATTTTGGTGAAAACGGTATTCTATTATTTGCCGATTGTGCGGTTAATCCCAATCCCGATGCCAAGGCATTGGCTGAAATTGCCGTCTCGACGGCAAGCAGCTGTAAGAGCTTTCTCGGTGTGGATGCGCGTGTTGCCATGCTGTCTTTTTCAACCAAAGGCAGTGCCAAACATGAAGATGCCGACAAGGTGCTTGAAGCCCTGGCCATAGCCAAGGAGCTTGATCCGCAATTGCAGATTGACGGTGAACTTCAGGCTGATGCGGCTTTGCTGCCCAAAGTTGGTGAAAAGAAAGCTCCTGGTTCTGCGGTGGCGGGTAAGGCCAATACCCTGATCTTCCCGGATCTGGATGCCGGTAATATCGGCTACAAACTGGTTGAGCGGGTTGCCGGTGCCGAAGCGGTTGGTCCGATCATTCAAGGCCTGGCAAAACCGGTCAATGATTTGTCTCGCGGTTGTTCCGTGGACGACATTATCAGTGTTTCGGCGATTACAGCTGTACAGGCTCAAGGTTAA
- a CDS encoding DUF3426 domain-containing protein, producing the protein MLIQCTQCQTVYNFDDSALQGSSIDVRCARCQTVFTIDASSAVSQDVCRVNEDELQGMSFRSSTGSTLSDTSAQTPQQPREEAVFEPEPEQTFEAPPITQTHIDLHPEPEASDSEESSDDEFSFTPAEHLAEQAASDNGSDFDFAPLDETPTEQRPEQQEQGEETSDFSFAEPEEIAVADELEQPVDLFAEGQEETTLSAEEDEPEWEGSPDDFTFEDSGEDFSFDEDDSWSADKPTQPVERIDSSDNSDESPDFIFEPLTSETTSTPPQPEPAAEESSLASDEKMEQVVSPPPQTEPQTEKRPAQRPPQTEKRGTSKALLFILFLLLVAAGAYGYFYATLGTTDVRVMIREIKQLVMPSSQQQPQGSLTITRSESYYIDNSEAGSLFVIQGTIRNDYKEPRAELSVTATLYKDKGQPFTKKTIYCGNEINRQDLETMPYPALVETMSNPFGTALANVGVAPGASLPFIVVFNDLSDDLSEFSIEPAHSKAASQ; encoded by the coding sequence ATGCTCATTCAATGCACACAGTGTCAGACCGTTTATAACTTCGACGATTCGGCTCTACAGGGCTCAAGCATTGATGTCCGTTGTGCTCGATGCCAAACCGTTTTCACCATCGATGCCTCTTCAGCGGTCAGCCAGGACGTTTGTCGTGTTAATGAAGATGAACTGCAAGGCATGTCTTTCCGCTCCAGTACCGGTTCCACACTGAGCGACACTTCGGCACAAACGCCTCAACAACCCCGCGAAGAAGCCGTGTTTGAGCCGGAGCCGGAGCAGACCTTCGAAGCTCCGCCCATCACGCAAACCCATATCGACCTGCATCCCGAACCGGAAGCATCCGATAGTGAAGAATCCAGCGATGACGAGTTCTCCTTTACACCGGCAGAGCACCTCGCTGAGCAAGCGGCATCTGACAACGGGTCAGACTTCGACTTTGCCCCTCTCGACGAAACACCGACAGAACAACGACCGGAGCAACAGGAACAGGGTGAGGAAACATCGGATTTCTCCTTTGCAGAACCGGAAGAAATCGCCGTCGCCGATGAACTTGAACAACCCGTCGACCTGTTTGCTGAAGGGCAAGAGGAAACGACCCTCAGCGCTGAGGAGGACGAACCGGAGTGGGAAGGCAGCCCTGATGACTTTACCTTTGAAGACAGCGGCGAAGACTTCAGCTTTGACGAGGACGATTCCTGGTCGGCGGATAAACCAACGCAACCTGTGGAAAGAATCGACAGCTCGGATAATAGTGACGAATCTCCAGATTTCATCTTCGAGCCGTTAACCAGCGAAACCACATCGACACCACCTCAGCCCGAACCGGCTGCCGAAGAAAGTTCGCTGGCCTCTGACGAAAAGATGGAACAGGTGGTAAGCCCGCCACCACAAACAGAACCCCAGACGGAGAAGCGTCCGGCGCAGCGACCACCCCAGACGGAAAAACGCGGCACGTCAAAAGCCTTGCTGTTCATTCTGTTCCTGCTGCTGGTGGCCGCCGGAGCTTACGGTTACTTCTATGCCACCCTCGGCACCACGGATGTCCGGGTCATGATCCGGGAAATTAAGCAATTGGTGATGCCGTCAAGCCAACAACAACCGCAAGGGTCACTGACCATCACCCGTTCCGAAAGCTATTATATCGATAACAGCGAAGCGGGCTCTCTATTTGTCATTCAAGGGACGATTCGCAACGATTACAAGGAGCCACGCGCGGAACTCAGTGTGACGGCCACGCTGTATAAAGACAAGGGCCAACCGTTCACGAAAAAAACTATCTACTGTGGCAATGAGATCAACCGTCAGGATCTCGAAACCATGCCCTACCCAGCCCTTGTCGAAACCATGAGCAACCCCTTTGGCACAGCGCTGGCCAATGTCGGAGTCGCTCCCGGGGCGTCCCTGCCTTTTATTGTCGTTTTCAATGATCTCTCTGACGACCTGAGCGAGTTCAGTATTGAGCCGGCACACTCCAAAGCGGCATCGCAATAA